The Lachnospiraceae bacterium KM106-2 nucleotide sequence GTAGTTGCAGAAGATAATTCTTTCTTTGCTTTTTCTGCAGCTTCTTTTAATCTTTGAAGAGCCATTTTATCTAATGATAAGTCAACGCCTTCTGCTTTCTTGAATTCATCGATCATCCAACGAGTAACTCTTTCATCAAAGTCATCTCCACCAAGTCTGTTATCACCAGATGTAGCTAATACTTCGATTACACCATCACCGATTTCAATGATAGATACATCAAAAGTACCACCACCTAAATCGTATACCATGATTTTTTGTTCATGTTCGTTATCAAGACCATAAGCAAGTGCTGCTGCAGTTGGTTCGTTGATGATACGTTTTACATCAAGACCAGCGATCTTACCAGCATCTTTAGTTGCTTGACGTTGAGCATCGTTGAAGTAAGCAGGTACTGTAATTACAGCTTCTGTTACTTTTTCTCCAAGATAAGCTTCTGCGTCTGCTTTTAATTTTTGAAGGATCATAGCAGAAATCTCTTGTGGAGAATATTTTTTATCATCAATAGATACTTTGTAATCTGTACCCATATGTCTCTTGATTGAAGAGATTGTTTTGTCAGCGTTTGTAACTGCCTGACGTTTTGCAGGTTCTCCGACTAATCTTTCACCTGTTTTTGAAAATGCAACTACGGATGGAGTTGTTCTAACACCTTCTGCGTTTGCGATTACTACTGGTTTACCACCTTCCATAACGGCAACACATGAGTTTGTTGTTCCTAAATCGATACCAATAATTTTACCCATATTAAAGACCTCCTAAGAAATTATCTATCATTATTATTTGATATTGTATATTTTAAAATGTAGTTATTAGTTAACTACTTTGACCATGCTATGACGAACGACACTGTCGCGATACATATAACCTTTTTGGAATTCTTCTGAAACGATATTCTCGCCAAGTTCCTCATCTTCTGCATGCATTACTGCATTGTGGAAGTTTGGATCAAATTCCTTGCCAACAGCTTCGATCTGTTTTACTCCAACTTCATCTAAAGAAGAAACAAGTTGTTTGTAAATAGCTTCGATTCCCTTTGCAAATGCAGAATCTTTTTCATCATCAGCAAGGGCACCTAAACCTCTTTCAAAATTATCGATGACTGGAAGCATCTTTTCAATAATACTTTTTGCTCCCATTTCAAACATCTGAGCTTTTTCTTTCTCAGTACGTTTTCTAAAGTTGTCAAATTCAGCCATACGACGCATTAACTGATCGTTAAGCTCTTCGATCTTCTCATCCTTTTTATCTTTCTTTTTATCTTTCTTAAAGAATGATTTTTTTTCACCTGATTCATCAGCTTCACTTGCTTCTTCCTCAGTAGTTTCCACAGTTTGTTCTTCTGTTTCTTCTACTGCCTCTTCCGCATTTTCCGCTTCCGTATTTACTTCTTCATTCATATCTTTAACTTCTTTTTCTTCCACGGTTCTACCACCTTTCGTTTGCCAAAATTAATGGCTTATCTATTCAGAATGCTTATGGATTCTTTTTAAAGATATCATCTAATTGAACCATCATTGTTTGTAATGTTGATACAACCTTTTCATAATCCATTCTCTTTGGACCAATGATACCTACCTTACCATAAACGCCTTCTTCAATTTCATAAGTTGCAGTTACAACTGAGCAATCCTTCATTGATTCAACAGGTGTCTCGGCACCGATATAAACCTGAATTCCATGTTCATCTGCATCTTCACCGAGTTTATCAGTCAAGATATCATTTAACTGCTTCTTCTCTTCAAAGGTATATAAAAGCTCTGTGGCTTTCTCTGTGTCACGTAATTCTGGATACTTCAGAATGTTTGTAGCACCACTTGTAAAGATTTTCACATCATCTTCTTCGTTGATCGCTTCTGCGACTGCATCTAAGATATCACTAACCAAATCAGAATAATTACCGGCTTGTGCTTTCATCTTTTGAATGATCGACATATTAATCTCTGTCAGATCTAAGCCTTGTAAAAATGTATTTAAAACTAAATTAAGTTTTAATACGATTTCTTTTTCAACTGACTCTTGAATTGTAATCATCTTATTCTTTACAATGTTACCTTCCAGAACGATTACTGCAAGTAACTGTGTCGAATCCACTTCAGCAAGCTGAATGAATTTTACCTTTTTATGCTTGAACTTTGGTTTACTAACCATCGTTGCATAATTGGTATTAACCGCTAACATCTTTGCTACTTGCTGCAAAAGGACATCAATCTTATCTGTCTTTTGCGTTAACTCTGTCTTTAGATCTTCAATTTCATGGATTTTGTCTTTCATCATTGTATCCACATATAGTCGATATCCTTTATCAGAAGGAATTCTTCCTGCAGATGTATGTGGTTGAATGATATATCCTAATTCTTCAAGATCTGACATCTCATTTCGAATCGTTGCAGAGCTCAGTTTCAATTCTGGATTCTTAGAAATTGTTCTAGAACCTACTGGTTCACCAGTCTCTAGATAATTTTTGATGATAACTTGCAAAATCTTTAATTTTCTATCATCTAATTGCATTCAATCACATCCTTTTTAGAACCCGATCCATGTCTTAATTCTTAATTGTTAGCACTCACTAGAATAGAGTGCTAATATCTTTATCAATAAGATAGCACCATAATTTTCATTTGTCAAGAAAAAATTACAATAAAAATTGAGCCATTACATAATTGCTTAAATCGATTCCTCGTTCTGTTAAATATACTCGATCACCATCTTGTGTGAGCAACCCTTCCTCTGTTACCGTATCAATTACCGAACCATAGACATCCATCATGGTCTTACCAAACCTTTTTTCAAATTCAAGCATACTTACGCCTCGGATTAAGCGCAATCCTAAGAACATGTATTCTTCCATCTTATTATTCTCAGTTAAATTTATAGAATCACGGATCAAGCTTACCTTTTGATCAATATCCTTTATATAAGTATCCAGATCTTCTTCATTATGATATCGCATTCCTTTTATATAAGAAGAAGCACCCAAACCAAACCCTACATAATCAGTTCCTATCCAATAAGAAACATTATGGCGACATTCATATCCTTTTTTTGCATAATTTGAAATCTCATATCTCTCATAACCTGCTTCGTGCATCATTTTTCTAGTCACATGATAGATCTCTCGATCCGTTTCATCGGATATAAGAGCATCTTCTTCTGGCTTGTCTTCTCCGAATCGCTCATAGAACTTGGTTCCTTCTTCAATAATAAGGCTATAGGCTGATATATGCTCTGGATTTAGTGCCAGGATCTTACTTAAGGTATCTTCCCATCCTTCTACCGTCTGATGTGGAAGCCCTGACATCAAATCAATATTGATATTAGTAAATCCAACGCTTCTAGCTGCCTTGTAATTTTCCAGGAACTGTTCATACGTATGGATTCTTCCTAATTTCTTTAATTCATCATTGTGGGCAGACTGTAACCCCATACTAATTCGATTGATCCCTGCATCTTTATATTTCTTTAGCTTATCCACGGATAAAGTTCCCGGATTCATCTCCATGGTTATCTCACAGCGTTCACAGTCAATCTTATATTCTTCCTTTAATAAATCCATTACCTTTACGATTTCTTCTGGCGGCACTGCCGATGGTGTTCCTCCACCGAAGAATACACTTTGCACCTCGTAGTCTTGCAAGCATTCCTTACTTTCTCTCATCTCCTCACGAAGGTGTTCCATATACTTCTCTTTCACCGCCAAAGTACTTGGCATGGATAAGAAATCACAGTAATCACATTTCTTCTCACAAAATGGAATGTGTATATAAATTCCTATTTTTTTTAATGTACTCATCTTATCTCCAATCCATCGACATTATTATATGCATCTTTTTTAATCATAAGCTTCTTAATTCTACCATTTTTGATAGAAAAATAGTATATTTTTATAGAAATTGTCGCACACTAATGTTATACTTTCTACATAATTATTTATGATCGAAAGGTTTAGACATGAACTATCAAAAATTACTGAATACCGTTACAAACATCGGCTATGCCTTACTAGAAAATGGTGCAGAAACTTATCGTGTAGAGGATAGTGTGAATCATATCTTGAACGCTTATCAAATGCAGGAGATCAGTGTGTTTGCTATTCCTACCTTTATTATCATTTCCTTTTCAGGAAAAGATGGACAATCCGTGACCAAATCCAGACGAGTCAAAAATCGTGGCATGAACTTAGATCGAATCGCCAAGATCAACGCACTCTCACGTGAGGTCTGCGCAACCAAACCTTCTTTAGACTACATTGAGAACGCATTGAACCGTATTAATAACGAAGAACGGTTTTCTGCTGTTGCAGAGACATTTGCCAATGCCATCATCGCTGCTTCCTTCGCTTTATTTTATGGAGGATCCATCCTTGATGGTGTCTTTTCCTTCTTTATTGGTATTATATTAAAGTTTTCAACATCGACTATGGCACGTTTTAAGTTGAACTCTTACTCTATGACTACCTTTAATAGTTTTATGATCGCTGTCTTGGCAATCTTCTCTGATTATTGCTTATTCGCTGATAATTATTCCAAGATCATTATCGGCTGCATCATGTTATTAGTACCCGGTGTTGCCTTAACAAATGCTGCCAGGGATTTTATCGCCGGGGATGTACTCTCTGGTATTATTCGTTTTTGTGAAGCAATGATGATCGCTACCAGCATCGCTCTTGGTTCTGGTATTGCCGTATCAATCTTTCGTTAGGAGGCTAAGAATCGTATGGAAATGAGTCAGATTCTCTATATTACTATTTTAACATTCATCGCGTGCCTTGGTCTTAGTATCCACTTTAATCTAAAAGGTTACTTAATGGCAGTAGCTGCTTTTGGCGGTGCCTTAACACTTTTTGTGTTTGAAATCGCACAGCCAATGCATAGCATCGTAGCACAATCCTTCGTAGCAAGTATTGTCTCAAGTATTTATGCAGAGTCACTTGCACGTAAATTAAAAGTTCCAGCTACTACGTTTTTAATTATCGCGATCATTCCTCTTGTACCAGGAAGCAATATCTATCATACGATGGAGCTATGTATTAATCGTCAGATCATGCCTTTTATAACAGCAGCCTTACAAACACTTGGTATCGCAGGAGCAATCGCTCTTGGTATCCTGTTTGTATCATCCATCTTCCGTTTTATCACAGTAATTAAAAATGTATCAGCAAGAAAACGCATAAAAACGACTAGTCGATAAGACTAGTCGTTTTTATTGTTCTTCTATTTCTTTAATTAATCCTGGAAGCATTCCGATAAAGATCATCAAAAAGTATACAACTGCATAAATCCAGGTAGTTACCTCATAAAAGATCCAAATGGTAGGTAAGAATAGTATTGCACCAAGCAAACAAAAGGAGAAATTAAACTCTTCTTTTATGCCATAGACCACTCCGAGGATCATACACAAACAAGGTGTATACAGTTGCAATAACAGATCCGTCACACTCTGATTCATGCCTGTTAACAATGGTAATCCATAAAAGATCATTAGAAAAATGATACTATATGGAAGCCATCTCTGAATGGGTTTCATATAATCCGACCTCCCGTCTTACTACATTATATGAACCCCATTCTATTTGGCTACTTACTTTTCAACTTCATATTTTCTACCGAGAAGAATTGCGATCACAAAAGCAACTGCTTCTGATAATGGCATCGTAAGCCAGATTCCGTTTACTCCTAAGAAGATAGGAAGGATATAAACAAAAATAATACAGAAGATAACACCACGTAACATACAGATCAGTAAGGCAAGAAACGGACGCAATGTTGCTTGATAATAATTGCTTAGAAACATATTTGCTGCTAATCCAATGAAGGATACAAAATAAATTTGAATAGCAGTCGGTGCTAATTTCATGATTTCATCCGTACGGTGAATGAAAATATCAATCACAACATTAGGCATCAACACTCCAACAGCAACAAAGAATCCGCCCATGATGCAAGCTGTAATAAAGGCAATTCTCTTTACATAATGAATTCTCTCCATATTTCTCGCACCAAAGTTCTCTGTAATGATCGGCTGTGCCGCCTGTGAAATACCATTTGTAAGTGACATTACTACGATTGCCGTATTGGATAAGATACTATAAACCGTAATTCCAATATCGCCAATGTAATGAACTAACTGTAAATTAAAGATAAACACTACAATACCGTTTGACATTTCTACTAAGAAACTAGAGAATCCAGTCTTAACAATATCGCTGATATATCTAATCTTTACTTCCTTCACGCGAAGTTTCAAAGTGTTTTTCTTACTTAAAAAATGAGTCAATAAAATGCAAACTGTAGTGAATGATCCGATAAAAGTAGCCGATGCTGCTCCTGTCATTCCCCATCCAAATTTCATTACGAAAATATAATCTAAAATGATATTTAGCACACCCCCGGTTACAACACCTGTCATAGCAAGCTTTGGAGCCTTATCATTTCGGATAAATGCCTGCAAGAGCGAGGAACCGATAAAGAAAGGAATCCCTGCTAATAACCATACACTATACTCTTTTGCATATGGCATGGTTGCCTTCGTTGCTCCCAATACCTTTGCAACTGATTCAAAACCGGTGGTAATTAACAGCAGATATAAAATTGCAAAGATTGCTGCACTGCATACCGCCGTTGAGAAATAACGATTCGCCTTCTCATATTCTCCCTTTCCTCGATTCAAGGAAAGCAACACGCTTCCACCAACTCCAAATAAGAGGCCGGTTCCAAAGAAGAGAGAAAATAAAGGAAGTACAATATTCAGTGCAGCAACTGCAGTTGCACCAATTCCTTTTCCGACAATAATTGTATCTGCAAGCACATAGATCGAGGTAACTAACGTTGCGCTGACCGATGGCAAAAGATATTTTAAAAATAATGGTTTAATTGGATCACGTAATAGATCCATCTGTTTTTTCATACAGATCCTCCTGACATATAACGAATAAAAATAAAACACTCTGTTGATTATAAAGGTTAAAGTAACTTGAATGTCAACTAAATAATTGTTAAAATGACAAAAAAGTAGAAAATAGTTGTTTAAAGGAGTCTGGAATGAAACAAACATTTACCATACATGAGATCTCAGATTTATTGGGCATTCCCAAATCTACACTTCGTTATTGGGATCAGGAAGGGTTATTAACCCCTGCTAGAAATGATAATAACCGATATCGTGAATACTCTCTTACTTGCTTTTATGAGTTACTTGAGATCATGTTATACCGAGATCTGCATATGCCGATGAAAGAGTTAAAAATGCTGTATCATATCACACCATCTGAACTCAGCCATGTTTTAGAAGAACATGAAAAGAAACTAAATGATGAAATTCATCGATTAGAACAATCAAGACAAGCCATTCTTCAAAAGAAAGCTCATATTCAGAAATATAAAGAAGTTCAGAAAAATCCATACCAGCCTGCGAAACCTGATATCAAAGCACTCTACCCGTTTGATATCAGTAACAAAGAATACTGGTGTAACTACTATTCGGATTCTTATTATTTTAGCCTGTTCATCGACACTACAACCGGCGAGACCACCCATGCCTGCTTACAGCCGGAATTTAGCTCTTCTGATTCTCCAATGTGGGAATATCAAGATTGTAATTATGTAGAATGTATTCTACAATATGATTTTTCAAATTATGAGAATAATAACGTTGATCTCCACTTAAACCACTTACATGCTATGGGTTATAAAACAGGAAACATCATTGCAAGGAACTTATTTGCAGCAAGCGATGAAAAAGGGAGAAAAGACTATTTTCTAGGTTGGATCGAGATAAAACAATAACGAATACCTCTTATTTCCCTTCACGATAAAAAATGCCCTTTTCCTTTATCCATCATCCTAAGATGAGGATTATGAAAAGGGCATTTTCATAATAACTATTTTATTTATGTATCACCCAATAATCATGGTATTTCCAGCCATCCTGTCCAACTAAACACTCTTCTGTCTTTTTAAAACCAAAGTCTTTTAATGCTTCTATTCTCTCAACCGCATAGATTGGCGCTTTCGTTGCAATCATATCACAGGAAAACAGTTCGAAGGAAGGCGCAACGATAACATCAAGGATCTTCTTAAGTGCTTCTTTATTTTCATGATCATTTCGTACATCGATTCTCATAAGCCCACAATCCGTAAAATAATCGTCTGCCTTACGGTTAAACAGTTCAATCGTACCGATTACCTGATCCATAGTTTTATCCACGATTGAAAAACGAACAAACCCGCGGTTCGCATATTCTATCTTCCAATATTTAATCGATTCTAGTACATACTCTTCTTTTTCACAATAAAAATTACTTCCATGGCAGTTATCGCTATTTAAAAATGGCAGTACATTTTTATCACTATACACTAGAAATAAATCCTTTGCATCCTTCTCATCTATCAAACGAATTACAAACTTATCATTTTCTAGAACTGGACACTTCTCATATACATTACTCATTGTCATTCTCTCCTATTCTTCTATATTCCTCTCCTATTTCATTACAGGTTCTTAGGATTCGTTCAATTACACTCTGTGGCTCTAAGATTCGAATTAGATTGCCAAAAGAAAGGATCACGCCATACCAATACGTCTCCTGTTCTGGAACCGTAAAGTGAAATTCAAAATCACCATTTTCATATTCCTTTACGATCGCTCCATTTAGATACTCTTTACACTTTGACTTTATCTTTGCTTTTCCATAAAGTTTTATCTCTATATTCTTTTTTGTATCATTGTGCTCTACCAGATTCTCATCATAAACATGTTCTTTCGTATAAGTGCTATCCGTTACCGTTAATTGCTCCATCCGAACCAACTTAAACATGCAATAGTCTTTATACTTTTCATAATATCCGACCAAATACCAATTAAACCATTTATAAATCACACAAACCGGTTCCGCCTCTATCTGCTTCACTTCATCTGCATTATTGGTATATTGAAACCGAACCACTCTTCTTTGCTTTACGGCTTCCTCTAATCTATGTATTGTTTCGTTTATCTCCTGATTTTCACGTCCCACAGATAAATCTACTCTAACTGGAATCTCTCTATGATCATCCACTAAATTCATTTTCTCAATTGTCTGGTTGATATTTTTATTTGTATATGCACTCGCCAGTCCTTTTAGCGCCGCTAAAATAGAAGCATAATCTTTTTGATCAGCTAGCTGTCTATCCATTACAAAGTTATCAACAATCTGAAATCCGCCATCTGCTCCATATGTAGATTGTATTGGTATTCCGGCCTGTCCTAATGTATCCATATCTCTCATAATCGTTCTTGTTGAAACCTCAAACTCTTCTGCAAGTTTTTGAGCGGATGTCTTTCCATGATTTAATAGATAAATGGTTAATGCCATTAAACGATCAATCTTCATAGTTCCTCCTTTCCTTGCCATAATAGCAAATGAACTATGACACCATTATGTCATAGTTCATTTAGAAAGTATATTCTATTTTCTTATAATTCCACTTGCTCAATTTGATCTTCAATTCCATGACGATTTGCATATCCGGATAAGATCATTGTAAGCGCTCCATCTCCTGTTACGTTACATGCAGTTCCAAAACTATCTTGTAACGCGAAGATTGTAAGCATTAATGCTGTTCCTGTTGCATCAAACATTAAGACACCTGTGATAAGTCCTAAACTTGCCATAACCGTACCACCCGGAACACCAGGAGCACCAATTGCAAAGACACCAAGAAGCACACAGAATAAAATCATATTTGATAAACTTGGAACACCACCATATAAGATACAAGAAACGGTCATTACAAAGAATACCTCAGTTAATACAGAACCACATAAGTGGATATTTGCAAAAAGAGGGATTCCGAAGTTCACCATATCATCTCGTAATGGTTTAGATTTCTTTGCACATTTTAATGCAACTGCGATGGTTGCTGCACTAGACATCGTTCCAACTGCTGTTAAATAAGCAGGTCCATAGTTTTTGATAACATCCAGTGGATTCTTCTTGGAATAAAGAGCCGCTGCTCCGTATAATACCGTTAACCAGATAAAATGTCCAACAATAACGATAATAACCACTTCAAGGAAGACTGGAAGCTGTTTTGTTAACGTTCCTTCATATGCTAACGTACAGAAAGTAGTTGCAATGAAGACTGGTAAAATAGGAATAATAAACTTTGTTACAATTGCTAAGATCATCTTTTGAAATTCATCTAATAACTTTGCAAATTGTTCTGACTTTGTCCAAGTGATCGATAATCCGATCAATACGGATAACACTAATGCACTCATAACGCTCATAATCTGAGGGACATCTAATTTAAACGCCACTTCAGGAAGTTTCTTTAATCCATCGACATTGCTCTGGATGGACATATGTGGAATCAATCCATATCCAGCGCCCATAGAAAATAGTGCTGCACCCAAGCTGGAAGCATAAGCGATAACAACAGATACACCTAGCACTTTTGAAGCACTCTTTCCTAATTTCGTAATGGATGGTGCGATCGTTCCCAATATAATAAGAGGAACACAAAATGTGATCAACTGACTTAAAATATATTTTGCAACTACGACAATCTGCATGACTTGTTTATTCGCAACTAAACCGATAAAGACTCCCGCAATTACACTTATCAATAATTTAAACGGTAAACTTGAAGTAATTTTTTTCATTTGCTTTCACCTATATTATTCGTCATCTAATTTTAATACGCTCATGAATGCCTTCTGAGGAATTTCCACATTACCAACCTGGCGCATACGTTTCTTACCTTCTTTTTGTTTCTCAAGAAGTTTTCTCTTTCTTGAAATATCACCACCATAACACTTAGCAAGAACGTCTTTACGCATTGCTTTTACAGTCTCACGGGCAATAACCTTGCTGCCGACTGCTGCCTGGATTGGAATTTCAAATAACTGTCTTGGAATCTCATCTTTTAATTTTTCACACATCTTTCTACCACGTTCATAAGCAGTATCAGCATGAACGATAAAGGAAAGTGCATCGACTTCTTCTTTGTTGATCAAGATATCTAACTTAACAAGAGTAGATTGCTCATAACCCTTCATTTCATAATCGAAAGAAGCATATCCTCTTGAACGTGATTTTAGTGCATCGAAGAAATCATAAATTATTTCATTTAAAGGAAGATTATATTTTAATAAGGCTCTTGTCTCTTCCATGTATTCCATACCTAAGTAGATACCACGGCGTTCCTGACATAATTTCATGATCGCACCAACAAATTCTGTTGTAACCATGATCTCAGCGCTTACTAAAGGTTCTTCCATATATGCGATTTCAGATGGATCAGGCAAATTGGATGGATTCGTAATATCCATTACTGTTCCGTCTGTCTTATGCACTTTGTAGATAACACTAGGTGCTGTCGTAATAACATCAAGATTATATTCTCTCTCTAAACGTTCCTGAATGATCTCAAGATGTAATAATCCTAAGAAACCACAACGGAAACCAAATCCTAATGCAATACTTGTTTCTGGTTCAAACTGAAGGGAAGCATCATTTAACTGTAACTTCTCTAACGCATCACGAAGATCTCCATATTTGGAACCATCCGCTGGGTACATACCACAATAAACCATTGGATTTACTTTCTTGTAACCAGGTAATGCTTCTGCACAAGGATTATCCGCATCTGTAAGAGTATCACCAACACGTGTTTCCTTTACATTTTTAAGAGAAGCAGTTACGTAACCAACCATTCCGGCAGTTAACTCTTCACATGGAATAAACTGTCCAGCACCAAAAGTACCAACTTCAACAACTTCTTCCACTGCTCCAGTTGCCATCATCTTCATCTTAGATCCTTTTTTTACAGAACCATCAAATACACGACAGAATATGATAACACCTTTATAAGCATCGTATAAAGAATCGAATACCAATGCTTTTAGCGGTTTCTCTAAATCACCACTTGGTGCCGAGATCTGTTTAACGATCTGTTCTAACACATCTTCGATATTAATTCCGTTCTTAGCTGAGATGAGTGGTGCATCTTCTGCATCAAGACCGATCACATCCTCGATC carries:
- a CDS encoding translation elongation factor LepA, whose amino-acid sequence is MAIIDQSKIRNFCIIAHIDHGKSTLADRIIEKTGLLTSREMQSQVLDNMDLERERGITIKSQAVRIVYKDKNGEEYIFNLIDTPGHVDFNYEVSRSLAACEGAILVVDAAQGIEAQTLANVYLALDHDLDILPVINKIDLPSADPDRVKAEIEDVIGLDAEDAPLISAKNGINIEDVLEQIVKQISAPSGDLEKPLKALVFDSLYDAYKGVIIFCRVFDGSVKKGSKMKMMATGAVEEVVEVGTFGAGQFIPCEELTAGMVGYVTASLKNVKETRVGDTLTDADNPCAEALPGYKKVNPMVYCGMYPADGSKYGDLRDALEKLQLNDASLQFEPETSIALGFGFRCGFLGLLHLEIIQERLEREYNLDVITTAPSVIYKVHKTDGTVMDITNPSNLPDPSEIAYMEEPLVSAEIMVTTEFVGAIMKLCQERRGIYLGMEYMEETRALLKYNLPLNEIIYDFFDALKSRSRGYASFDYEMKGYEQSTLVKLDILINKEEVDALSFIVHADTAYERGRKMCEKLKDEIPRQLFEIPIQAAVGSKVIARETVKAMRKDVLAKCYGGDISRKRKLLEKQKEGKKRMRQVGNVEIPQKAFMSVLKLDDE